ttcactctctttttctgaACCAACGatttattgaaacaaacttgTTTCAGAAacttaaaaacacacacaccaaacccaaaaccccagATATTTCATCAGCATTTCGTTGAAGGAAGATTGGTTTGGGCGCCGGCCCGCCTGTCAGAACCCGGTCCAGAGGACCCACGGGACTTCTTAAAAGCCCGACTCCCGAAAATCACATACCCCACGGCGTGTCCAGCGACGGCGACAAGAAAAACGCCGCCGTTAAACGACATCACGGCGAGCATCACCATGTAAGCCAGCCCAGAACGCAGCGTATAGATTGCCGTTTTCATCAGCCCTGCTGCGACGTTGTTTGTCTCAGGCTTTACAAGGTTGCCATAGGAGAGCCACTCAACGAGCACAGCTAGAACAAAGACAAAAACCAAGGCTAAAGCGTACATACAAGAGTCATTTCCAGGCCAACCCGGAAAAAGGATCTCGGAATTGTGGCCCCAGAAGAAGGTCATGATACCTTGGTGGTGCGAGTGAGCAGCGCGAGTGGCAGCATTGTAAGGTTTGAAATCGTTATGCGACGAGGTTTCCATGGTTTTCAGAAATTGTACTTACACTGAAATTGTAAGCAAAGAGAGAGTCTGTGAGTTTAAGATTTAAGGAGCACAAAAGAGGGAACAGAATTTTTCAACAATTCACGCACTTCGTACACGGACGTGTTGGTTACTTTCCAGGGTTTGTGTTACTTGGACAAAAGACAATAAATAAGGTGGGATAGGGGAATGAGTGTGATTGTTGTGCGCGTGGGATAGGGGTTTGTGGTTCTTCACAAATGTGCTATGATTCATTTCCAAGCAATTCCTGCACCAAAGTGAACAGATTTCCTCtgcaaaataaaacaaaaggggAAGAAAGAAAGTGAAGAGATTCTAAATCTTATATCAAGCAATATGGGTCTTTAATCTTTATCagttaaaaaaagagagaagaaaaagtatAGAAGAGATTTCATTTTCGTCTTTTTAATGGAACTGGGGATTCGGTGAGCCCATGCATGTAGAGTGATTGGCACGTGGAAATTAAATGAGCACAGATGTTACAGTTTGCAAGTGGCTACAAGTACTAGGGCCATTCGTGTTGGGAGCTTGGAACACCctaaaaagacaaagaaaatatGGGCCGAGTGCACTAGCCTATTATACAACAGTTGTCTAACTTCAAATCCAGCCCATGTTCTGCCTTGTTTTGGAGTGCTTTCGGGTTTCAGTCCGATTATTTGTCCCAAAAGCAGAATGCATGGCATTTTGGCAGCCATTTTGAGTAAGAGTATTTTTATaaacacaaattatttcacaattattttacCACAATTTTGAGGTAGTAGATTGTGAGTTGTTAATTATCACTTATACATTAACCAATATGTGAAATTAGAAGGGCTAAGACTCCAacttttaaatctaaaaaaatacgaattataaaaaaaaatgtagttattGACCcccacatattttaaaatttaggccTTTAACTCCAAAATCCTTTTGAATTATTCCTAAAACACAAGTTTTATGATGCCTAGACCTTTTCTTTCAATAATCCCTTATTTGGCTTTGAGAGCAATTTCATAAAAGGATTAGGCGGCACTGTTTTGCAATATAAAACAGGAAAGAGATTGGAAATATCCGCACATTGTTAAGTGACTCACAAGATCAGCTAACGCCTAGAcctttttggatatacaccactgtaagtttctttaaaacacCTTCTCATTGTATGtgtattaaaaatacttagGGCCCATTTGGTAgaggagtttgagtaatgttgtttgggtgtttttgatatatgtgtgggtgaaaaagcgTGTTCAAATGTATGTAaggttgtttaaaatataaaaatgtatgtTAAAATTtgcattgtttaaaatgtaaaaatgtgtgtTAGAACTTGCTCACCAAGCAGGGCAttagtattctaaaaataaaaggatcCGGTGCTTCAATAAACTCAACTAGAGTCTAAAGGTCAATTAAACACTCAAAATAAGTTTATATCACTTCGGCAATCCAATGGCAATTATGCACGTGTAAATCAAGGACCAATTCCAGCTGTGATTGGTTATAGCGGTAATATTGTATAACGGTTTCACACTGTGCACTGTCTAGTTTATAGCTTGTACATGAGGAACAAAGCTTAGTTGTTGTAATTATTcccttcatttttcattttttcttactCATTCAATAAAGTTACAGAGATTCTCAGAGTGAGAAAAGGAGAGAAATTTAACACACCCCATATAAAAGCATTAACAATGAACGCAACgaacacaatatatatatttccatttTGGTGAGAAAAttcgatttttatttttattttttgtgtctCCAAGGCACTAGTTACTACCTCAATGAATATTGCTTTGCTACAATAACATTGTTAAAGTTTTATTGAGGAAGAAGACTTGCACGACTTGTAGCTTACAAGAGCTTATGGTTACTATGGCTTGTTGCGCTATAATGCAGGGATTGTATATTGTGGGAATTGCATATTAGTAAATTGCAGGGAATATAGTCCTCTCAAAATTACAATGATGtgacacatgattttttttattaaatgaatcTAAGATGAAAGTAATTTGTAAAATCATATTAtcaatgataggccaaaaatgtattgatcccttatgatgaattaaccaattaattagccaagtgaattaattaggtttaattacatgcaatgagcatggcagtacaaacaaatcaccaaataactaaatatgcagcggaaattaaatgacccaatgatttgtttacgaatcgGGAatacctacacggcaaaaactccaccgggtgatattaaggtcactactcccaagaatccactattatcaaaacaagcggttacaagtaaaggaatcccagtaccttataccaacctacagttgaacccttacctcaacagttaattagacttgttttgtagtgacaatctctccttgtattgcacggctcccagtatgtgactaaccaaaagatgcgcgaatcccagtacgcgactttatcaccaacttgagaaggatgttggctgcaaagttcttttgttcattaactgatgaagatcacgaaattaattggtcacaaaaccctacggtgtacaaacacagtagtttcttcaaaaactagggcaaactagatTTCTGGTCACACTagaggaattatgctcttgtgcaattgtgttcTTTACTGTGCAACCTGatacagcccttaaaataatccttctatatgtttagggttatgagaaaaaaaattttaaacacatactcacggattggatgaaaaactgTTCTGAAAAAttaagtttcataaacctcgatagatagccatctatcgagctagctgtcgagccacgagcTTCAACaacttttaaacctcgatagatactagctgtcgagttttaaaattgaGCACTTTCTTACTTGATttttggatagacttgcatggctttaacacttgaacttgaaaccttatttcttgaagttttaaacacatcctagatctacccaattacaagtaaagtgtattttgtcaaaagattagccaatacataaaatgttgatatatattcttaacatctaatcacatatgtcctaacagtcaAAATTTGGGATCCGCATATTATAGGACTAACCAACAtagtttgttattattattgtaattgaCATTAATAacatgagtttttatttttattatgtccaatatttgattttcttacGAGGAAGTCATTTTGTATATCCAAGCAATAAAATATAGTGGAAATtagaaacataatttttttttagtcctttcagcaaaaaataatcattttattttatttttcatttatcttttttctaccatttcaacaaaccacaaaacTCAATCTAAatttaatcaagaaaaaaaagttgttcCAATAAATGACCTTCTCAATTATGATGGCAGAAGAATTCAAGTCATGAAAAGTTCTGTAATATGAGTAGGGGTGTAATTGGTTCGGTTCGGCCGGTTTTCTACGtggaaattgaaatttttggtttgtgaaCTTCTCCACCGAAACCGACCGAAGTAAATGGAAATCAATCGGTTTCGGTCGGTTTCGATGGGTTTTTTTCGGTTTCCTTATCACATCTATTTTCTAAGAaagtaaacaaagaaaaaaaataaataaagaaattgatctagagaaaagaaacaaagaacaaaCTAGAAATATAAACCCAGTAAACTAAATCCAAGCAAAAAGAGGGTTTCCTTATCACATCTATTTTCTAAGAaggcaaacaaagaaaaaaataaataaagaaattgatccagagaaaagaaacaaagaacatAAACTAGaaatacaaacccagaaaactAAATCCAAAAAGAGTGGTAGCATTTCTTTTGATCTCCAATGGCTTCTCATCTAAGAGATGTAGATGGTGGCTAAAGAAATAGGTAAGAGATGAgtgaagagggagagaagggatgGGGCGGTTGAGAAGAGAGGATGtgagaaggaaaaggaaaatgatTGAGGGAAAATGGGGAATGAGGAGGGCGACTGAATGAGAAAGAGATGTGTaggggtttttttattttatttatatttagttATAAATAGAATCAAAATGACATAGTTTTGAcaatagtaacttaaaaaatggaaaggaaaaaaaaaaaagatgttctAGAGGTTAGAACGTTGGATGGGAACTTGAAAAAATGCATGGCACGCATGTTAACAACTATGGAAATTTACGTTTatggaacatatatatatatatatatatatatatatatatatatatatatatatatatatatatatatatatatatatatatatatctatctatctatctatctatctatctatcaaTCGGTTTCAGTTTGGTTCGGTATACACTTCACTAAAACCAGTACCGAACCAATCAATTTCggtttttataaaatttaaaccgAAACCGAATAACCGAACTggaaaaaaaactgaaaaattaaatttacttcGGGCAGTTTCGGTCAGTCCATTCagttttttgcacacccctaaatATGAGAAGGAAGTCcctgaccaaaaaaaaaaaaaaaaccattttaattggtaagttcaaaatcaaattttgtagACGTATTTGGCCATCTATATTCCCATGGTATGATGGCAAGGTAGGATTTCTTTATAAAAGACTCTTAAAACCTGGGACTAATCCCACTTGACAAGCGTTGATGATTATAtcaagaaagaaacaaatatgGTTTGATCTGTTGCACAAGCTGATAGGTAAGGATTGGTATGCGGTCTTAGAATGAGAGATCCTAGAGGAATGATAACAATAAAGCTTCTATATATTTTGATCAATAGGAATAGACCTCGAAAATGAAAATACTTAGCAAAACAGAGCATATTCGATGATCAACAATATTCCAAATTTCCAACAAGCATAGAAAAATTTAGCAGGAAACCACGTACGGTTTTCATCGGAtccatagaaaataaaagtataaaacagGTTTGGTTAATTTTAACATTAGTTGGAATAGGAGAAAAAGCTCTTTTTGGGTGAGAGATATACTCTTATAATTATACCATAATACAGTTTATTTTTCCAGACAATTAATCACATACGTTGTTGTTTCGGATATAGATTCACAGGATGCAATACAATTTCAATGATTAAAattgagagtaaaaaaaaattaactcctgaaattgataattaatttttataattctcaCTATGCAGTATCTTAATAAGGAAAATATCTCTTACACACAATCACTTATTCATGTATATGCGAATTGTAATAATAAATTGGTGTGTGTGAAACAAACATTACCGTCTTAAcaaaggataaaatttagttacaaaattagttgtagccttgggctacaattttactcaatatttttttattggaggtaaattttgacaaatcaactattagattacatcttcttcttatattttcaatgcttgtaaaatttttagaaaattaaagattaatagttatgccattaataaattgtttgaattgcaagtttttgtagtttaaaattatgtataaaatataatcttatagattatataataaataatatcagattaacacaaaatttgacgtGTATTAAGAACATgaaaaacatgcaatttaatatttagattttaaaaatatgtaataatatttattttattgagtaagattgtagcATAAAGTTTCAACCAGTTTTGTAATTATACTTGTTCCTTAACAAATATCAATTGTTCTGGTAATATGCTTCTTGGTCTCCTCCTTAGGAACTGTAACAGTAAGCACTTCATTATCTAAAATTGCTGTCATCTTATTCGCCTTGGCATTTTCAGGCAGCCTGAAACGCCTAAAGAATTCGCAGCTGCTGTGCTCCTCACGGTGCCACTGGTCGGTCCTCTCCTTTTTCTCTACCGTCCTTTTGCCGTTAATGCAGAGGTCCTTACCGTGCTCCACTTCCACCTTCACTTCATCTTTCTTCATTCCAGGAAGATCCACTCTGTACACGTATGCTTCTGGGGTCTCCTTCCAATCTATCTTAGCGGTGACGAAGGACGTTGTTTCATTGAGGAAAGGAGTATGGGGCACAGCGATACTGGAATTGAAATGAAAGTCCTCGAATGGGTCCCAATAAAATGGATCAAATCGACCACCAAAGACGCTATTAGGAATGATCGACATCTTTGTTATAGCTTAATGGGTAATGAGAAAAAACAAATGATATTGAACAAGGAGATTAAACACTCAAAAATGTTAGAAGGGAAAGCACTACACAAGCTAGCTAGCAATGTTGTTCGAGGAAAATGAGGATGCTGTATTTATAGAACAAAAAAGAATGGCGGGCGCATTAGggaataaagaaagagagaaaaaatctGTGTATCGGAGATATGCAATGGTATGTGGTGTATCAATGGCGTTTCTTTTTTGGTAGAACTGTGTGCATGTCCATGTCTATAATGTTCATAGTGAGAGACGAATCTTATCTTTAGAAATGGCATAACGAAACAAGAATGGGTGTGGAAGGAATATAATTAAATGTCATATAATATGGTGTGAGAACTAATGTAGCTTCCATTGCTAAATTATGTGGTCCTTGATGGACTGGCCTAGATTTTGCGAATATTGAagattttactttttcttaaCGACTCCATTTGAGTGAAAATCTGGTACGTATGTGCAGTATTAATTATAATCAAATGAGCTGCGTGTGCCTGCATGAAGGCATAAACACATGCTCCCCTCCCTTTGCCGTGTTTACTCATGGAGAGGTCAATATTTAGTTTCTGTTACTCAGTGATAGTTTATTTTTGTCTCATAAGGCTACCACTATAAAGTGCATCCCTTTAAACTCTAGACAAGCCAATGATACTATGGTGTGGGAAGGTACATTGAATGAGGATACTCAGGGACGAAATCAGGATTCGAACCTAGGAGCCAAagcttaaaacaattttttttttttttatgaaaataaaaactaacatctatttcatattcaataaaatactacatataaaataagtgtttcttaaatatttgatattataacaaagtataacatataaaataagtgttttttaaacatttcaacatatttatcaaaatagaacTCAACGCTATTTTTCAGAGGagatccaaatatatatatatatatatatatatatatatatatatatatatatatatatatatatatatatatatataatactttttctttttgatctctggtataattggctttgtaggcttctcttttagtcctgttttcctcagaactaaactccttGCCTAACTCTTTTAGGTCAGGAGCGAATTCTCTGTTTAACACCAAAATGTTCAGAGATTcctcttgctgatctggaggctgttccatatcagtttcagatggggatgggggggattgctcacgatcgtcatcctcattgacaatcgaatcctgtttggctgtgtagcaaggtatggtgagttgggaattggttctaactccctgaagctgaacacctatgtctcttctagaccttgggaatggtgatcctagaggtctggttgagctacactgggatgctGGTCTGTCTCTAAGGTAGACAGGTGACTGTTTACTGGGGTGCTGTAGATCGGCTGTCGATCTAAACTGGGATATGTCCAGAGGTTGCCTAtactcatagtctagaggagtgctaagcctagatctgtcgaaacttaacctaaccgtgccgtcggctagttgttggacaaattctagatctggattctgggctgggttttggatctgtagagtatggttctcattctctaacatccaattggctgggaaagtgACATCTGACCATTTGAGGGTTCTTGGTACCCTAACTTTTGCTCTGGGGTCAGTggtctggatgagggttgtTTCACCCTTCTGcctcctatcaagtgctccaacattcatgttcgttctcatgcacttgtagtaaactctgtatatcaaggcgatctgactggttccctgtgtcatgagggttccatgtgtcttgatattgagggtgagggctttgataactgttttgtcatggagaaagatgctaaaatctggaaaacagttaaaatggatgggtccgttactaagactagtttctatggttcctaggaggctgtcatcgaacctgatgtgacgagcatctctaagggccatgaggattgagctgttcaaacctcttctggtgagtggtttcactccaacttggactaatcctatatgtaggaagttatgtcctttgtctttatgactctggatagctgagggtgataacaagtagcacgtttcgtactccttgttgattccatagacttgttctatggtcttgacatggtagtctgttttgaaagctgttttcaaagaccatgaagacttatagaggTCCATAGGAAAACCCTGATTGTAAGTTACTGCTGTGATATTGGCTGGAAGAGGCCATATCCCTACCAAAGCTCGGCCTATCCAAATGAACCAGGAACTTATGGATACTTGCAAAGCTGAGGTACAGGACCTCCTTAAAAAAGGATCAAACCTGGTACCGCACAATTACACGCCATCGAGCGCCGGCCATACAAGAGCCGTTCCTTACTCCTCGTCCAGAGCGTGAGAACTCTGGCCACGGAGAACTTCCGGTAATTGGCTGGTAAAGTGACATCTGACCATTTGAGGGTTCTTGGTACCCTAACTTTTGCTCTGAGGTCAGTggtctggatgagggttgtTTCACCCTTCTgtctcctatcaagtgctccaacattcatgttcgttctcatgcacttgtagtaaactctgtat
This genomic stretch from Castanea sativa cultivar Marrone di Chiusa Pesio chromosome 9, ASM4071231v1 harbors:
- the LOC142611019 gene encoding copper transporter 6-like, with the protein product METSSHNDFKPYNAATRAAHSHHQGIMTFFWGHNSEILFPGWPGNDSCMYALALVFVFVLAVLVEWLSYGNLVKPETNNVAAGLMKTAIYTLRSGLAYMVMLAVMSFNGGVFLVAVAGHAVGYVIFGSRAFKKSRGSSGPGSDRRAGAQTNLPSTKC
- the LOC142611169 gene encoding 18.1 kDa class I heat shock protein-like, translated to MSIIPNSVFGGRFDPFYWDPFEDFHFNSSIAVPHTPFLNETTSFVTAKIDWKETPEAYVYRVDLPGMKKDEVKVEVEHGKDLCINGKRTVEKKERTDQWHREEHSSCEFFRRFRLPENAKANKMTAILDNEVLTVTVPKEETKKHITRTIDIC